The Polyangium aurulentum genomic interval ATGTCGCTCGCGTCCTGCTCCTGCCACGCCGGGGGCGCGACGAACGCAGGCGGCGCCACGGCGGCCGGAGGCTCGACAGGCGCGGGCTCGGCGGGCGGAGGCGCAGAGGCCATCGCGGGCGGCGCCGGGGGCACCGAGGGCATCGACGAGCGCGCTTCCGGCGGCACCGAGCCGCGCGGCGCTTCCGGCGGCACCGAGGTCATCGACGAGCGCGCGGGCGGCGCCGTCGAGGGCGTCGCGGCCCCGGGCGGCGTCGAGGCCATCGAGGGCCGCGGCGGCGTGCGCTTGAGCTTGCCCGTCTTCGCGCGCTCGAGGCCCGCGGTCGCCTCGGCGTCGCCCGCCTTCATGCGCAGCACGCGGCGCCAGGCGTCGGCGGACTCGCGCGCGTCGCCGAGCTCTTCCTCCCACAGCCGCGCGACCTTGCGCGCGAGCTCGGCGCGCGCAGCCGGGTCGCGGCCGCGCAGGATCTGATCCTCGTAGAGCTGGATCATGCCGCGGTGATCGCCGAGATCGGTGAGGATCGCCGACAGCTCGTTCATCACCTCGCCATCGGACGGCGACAGATCGTGCAGCTTCTTGAGGTCGACGGCGGCGCCCTTCTTGTCGCCGAGCGCGTCGCGGCGCAGGCGCGCCCGCCGCTGCAGGAGCTTGCGGACGAGCGGGCCGTCGAAGACCTCCTCGAGCGCGCGGGTCAAGGTCGCCTCGACGCGCGGCAGATCGCCCACCTCGCGGCCGAGCCCCTCGATCGCGTCGAGCGACGGCTCGTCGACGTGCGTGACGAGCGCGTCACCGAGCCACTTGAACGCCTTCTCGACGTCGCCGAGCGAGCGGTGCGCGATGGTCGCCGCGCGGCGCAGGAGAGCGCTCTTCGTGCGGCCGCCGTCGCGCGAGCCCTGGCCGCCGCCCGCGAGGGCCTCGGCGAGGATCGTGCGCAGCCCCTTGCCCTCCGAGCGCTCGTCGCCGGCCATGGCCGCGGCCTCGAGCTGGGAGATCGTCTCCTCCTGCACGCCGCCGCTCAGCGCGAGCTCGAAGAAGCTGCGCGCCCGATCGTTGACGCCGTGCTCGGCCGCCACCTGCGCCGCCCGCGCGAGGGCCGCGAGCCGGTCGGCCGGCATGCGGCAGCGCGCCACCTGGCGCTCGTAGACGTCGATCTTCTGCGGGATCCCGGTCGCGAGCGACGCGAGGCGCGCGAGCAAGCTCTCGGCCTCGGCCGCGGGCACGCTCGAGAGCGCCGATTCGCCGTGGCCTACCGCCTCGGCCGGCTCGATGCCCGCCGCGATCTGCACCTCGGCCTGACGCACCAGCTCCGCCGCGCGCGCCGTGCCCGACAGCTCCTTGCCGAGCAGGTCGTGCGCCACGCCGAGCGCGTCGAGATCCTTGAGCCCGATCGCGAGCCCCTCGAGCCTCTCGGCGAGCGCGCGATCGGCGCCGCGCGAGCGCGCAAGCTCCATGGCCACGCGCGTCGCGTCGGCGTTGCGGCCCACCTCGAGGAAGCGATCGAAGGCGCCGCGCAGGGCCTCGTTGCGGGCCGGGCCCGCGGCCGACTCGTTCCACTCGACGAGCTTCGTCGCGACGATCCCCTTCCAGCCGAGCGCATCGCCGAGCTCGACGTACGCGCGGCGGCAGGGCTCGTCGCCCGTGTCGGCGATCTTCGCGAGCGCGCCGAGCGCCTCGTCGCCGCGACCGAGCTTGCCGTGGAGGATGTCGGCGAGGCGCCGCGTCATGCGCGAGGCCTCCTCCTCGTCGCCCTCGACCTCGATCAGCATCTGCAAGAAGTGCGCGACGCGGGGCCAGTCCTCGATCTCCTCGCAGAGGCGCTCGAGCCTGCTGATCGCGTCGAAGTCCTCGCTGTCGGCCGCGTGCACGATCTCGAGCGCGCGGATGGCCGCGCGCGGGTCGTGCAGCGGGCCTTCGTAGAGCTGCGCGAGGCGCTGGGCCAGCTCGGTCTTCTCGTCGCCATCCGTGAGCGCGATCTCGCGCTCGAGCGCGCTCGCCGCGCCCTGGGGGTTGTCCCGGCGCTCTTCGAGGTTGGCGATCGCGCGCAGGGCCGTGCGGCTCTTCGGGTCGAGCGTCTTCAGGATCGACTCGTAGCGCTCGATGGCGCCCTCGACGTCGTCGAGCCCCTCGGCGAGGATGCTCGCCTCGCGCAGCGCGTGGGCGAGCTTGTCGCCGGGCGCCTTGGAGACGGCCCCGAGCTTGCGGAGGAACTCCACGCACTCCTGGTGGTCACCGCGCTGGGCCGCGTCGTCGACGAGCAGGGCGAGGGCGTCGGGGTCGTCGCCGTCGGAGAGCACGAGCAGGAGGCTCTCGCGCGCGCCATCGCTGTCGCCGAGCTTGCGCTGCACCTCGGCAGCCGCGCGCCGCGCCGCCACGCGCCGGGCGCGATCGTTGAGCTTCTCGCCGCGCGAGAGCAAGAAGTGCACGAGGTCGCTCTCGCGGCCCGCGTCGCGGTAGAGCTGCTCGATCGACTGCGCGTAGGCGTCGCTCGTCGGATCGATCTCGGTCGCACGCTCGAAGCGCGCGATCGCGCTCGGCGCGTCGCCCGCCTTGAGGAACACGTCGGCGGCCATCGCGAGGAGCGCCGCTTGCTGCTTGCCCTCGGTGAGCTCGGCGCGCTGCTCGATCGCGTTCGCAGCCTCGGGCATGCGGCCCGCCGCCGCGTACGCCTTCTCGGCCTGCTCCCAGATCTTGCTCTGGCCGGTGAGCTCGGCCGCCTCGGCGAACGCGTCGCCCGCGGCGCCCGGGTCGTTGAGCTTGGTGCGCAGGTCGCCGAGCTTGCCGAGCAGCGCCGCCCGCGCGTTCTTGTCGTTGATGCCGGGGATGTTGTCGGCGATCACCTGCGCGGCCAGCTCGTGCTTATCGCCCTTCTCGTAGAGCTTGACCGCGGTGTTGATGGCGGTCTCGTCCTCGGGTGAGAGCGAGGCGATGCGCGCCCAGGCCTCGGCCGCGGCGGCCGGGTCCTTGCGCTTGGTCTCGTGCAAGGTGGCGAGCTTCTTCTCGAGCGCGATCTTCTGCTCCGGATCGGGCACGCTCATCGCGTCCTGCTCGAGCACGGCGGCGAGATCGTCCCACTTCGCGGCCCGCTCGAGCAGGCGCCGGAGCTGCTCGCGCGCCTGGTCGTCGCCGCGATCGATCTGGCAGATCTGCTTCCACGCGGTGATGGCCGTCTCGATGTCGCGAAGCTGCGACTCGCAAATGCCCGCCACGTCACGGAGCTGCGCCTTGCGCGTGTCGGACGAGACGCTCGCCACGCGCGAGGCCGCGAGCAAGACGTCGCGGAGATCGGCGTACATGCGCTTCTGGCGCAGGTGCTCCTCGACCCACGACAGGGCCTCGGCGTTGGCCGGGTCGATCTTGAGCGCCTCGCGGTACTTCGCGTACGCCTGCGGCTTGCGGCCCTTCTGGGACTCGGCCTGCGCCTCCTCGAGGAGCGGGCGAATGTCGGGCTGCGCGGCCGCCATCCCCGGGATCGAGGGCGACGAGGCACGCTCGGCCGCCGGCGGCACGCTCGGCGAGGCCGCAGGCGCGGGCTGCGACGCCATCGGAGGCTGCGCGGGCTGCGCGGGCGCGAAGGCGGCGGCAGCGACAGGCTGGGGCTGGGCCGCAGGCTGGGGCTGGGCCGCGGGGGGCGCGGGCGGCGCGGGCGGCTGGGCAGAGCCCACCTTGATGCGCGCCACGTGCGCCATGAAGCCGTTCGGGTTCGCCTGGAGGTAGGCCGCGTACTGCGGGCCGACCTCGGCGTTGCGGCCGAGCAGGGTCGCGAAGTGATCGGCGAGCTGCATCGCGCGATCGTGCCCCGGCGAGGCCGCGAGCGCGGAGAGCGAATACGAAAGGCCGTACTCGCCGTCGTAGGTCTCGGCGAGCTGGACGAAGACCCCGGCGGCCTCGTCGCGCTCGTTCTGCGGCACCGCATCGCCCGCGTTGATGCGCTCGAGCACGCTCACGCCGAGCTCCTGCGACAGGGCCGCGTCGCCCGGCCGCAGCGCCCGCGCGCTCCGCAGAGCGCCCGTCGCGCCCGCCGTGTCCCCGGCGCGCTTGCGGATTTCGGCCTCGTCCCGGTAGAGCGCGAGCTTGCGCTCGGGATCGTCGGCGATCGCCTGCTCCATCCCGAAGTACGGGATCGCCTCGGCGTAGCGCTGCTGCGCCTTCAGCATCTCGCGGGCGGCGTAGATCGCGTAGACGTTGCGCGGGTCGAGCTCGGCGACCCTCTTCCAGCTCTCGATCGCGCGATCGGGCTGGGCGAGGCCCGGGTCGCTCCACATGCGACCGAGCTCCTCGTGCATCTTGACGAGCTGCGCGCGAACCTCGGGTTTGCCGGCGCCGGGCGCGAGCGCCTTCGCCTGTCGCTCGAACAGCTCGGCCAGCTCCCGGGTCTTGCCCTTCTCCCGGTAGAGCTGCGCGAGCCTGTCGCCCGCCGTGCGGTGGGTCGGATCCTTCTCGACCGCGAGCAAGAGGGTGCGCGCGGTCTGATCGGGGTCGTTCAGGGCCTGCTGCCAGACGTTTGCGGCCTCGCTCAGCCAGTGCGCCCCGTAGACGGGATCGGGCGTCGTGACGCCGACCCGCTCGAGGAGCATGGCATAAGAGCGCGGGTCCTGCGCGCCGGCCTGGTGCGCATACGCGAGCGCCTCCTGGTCGTGAGGATTAGCAACGAGGCGCTGAACGAGCGTTTCGATGACCCTAGGATCCATTGTTGCCCGGCGAAGTTACACGTGTCCAAAGCCGCCGTACAGAATACTGTCGGGGTCTCGGGTGCTTATCCCGCCATCGCTGCCGCGCGACGAACCGGGAAGATCACGCGAAGCCGTGCGTGCCGCACGCGTGGAGCCGAGGGACGCCCGGCCACCAGGATCCCCTCGCAAAGCGCCGATTCCGCAGCCGTCACGGCCAATGACAGAAGGGCCAGCCCGCCCGTCGGGGCAGCCGCGCGACCTCGACCCGCCCGAGCAAGATCACGCCGCCGGCCAGGCGCGCGCGGCCGCACGCGAGGCCACGCAAATCGCGAACGCCGCGATGGAGGTCACCGCCACGCCCGCGCCCCGACGACCGACCCGCGCTCGCGAACGCAATCGTCGAGCGCGGCGATGAACGCGCGCGCGGACTCGGGCCTGTCGCTCGGGCGCTTGGCGAGCGCGCGCATCACGAGATCCGACAGCGCCCGCGGGATCGCGGCGCTCGGCGCGGCGTCGCAAGGCGGCACGGGAGCGGCCCGGATATGGCGCGACATCACCACGACCGCGTCGCTGTCCACGAACGGCGGACGGCCGACGAGCATCTGGTAGAGCAGCACGCCCACCGAATACAGATCGCTGCGCGGATCGAGCGGTTTTCCCTGCGCCTGCTCGGGCGACATGTAGCGCGGCGTGCCGAACACCGCGCCCCCGCGGGCCTCGAGCTCGCCCCCGTCCCCGGGCTCGCTCAGCACCTCGGCGATCCCGAAATCGAGCAGCTTGCACGTCTCCGCGCCCCCGCCCGCCGCGCGGCAGAGGAAGAGGTTGTCGGGCTTGAGATCGCGGTGAATCACGCCCTTGTCGTGGGCCTCCGCGAGCGACAGGAGGGCGTGCCTCGCGAAGCGCACCGCCTCCGCCACGGGCAGGCTCCCCTCGCGCTTGAGCCGGTCGCCGAGCGTCTCGCCCTCGAGCAACTCCATCGCGAGATAGAGCGAAGCGCCGGACATCCCGAGCTCGTCGTCGTTCGGGTGCTCGATCTCGCCGAAGTCGAGCACGGTGACGGTGTACGGGGAGTGCAGGAGCCTCGTCGCGCGCGCCTCACGCTCGAAGCGGGCCGCCGCGTGCATGTCGAAGGCGCGGTCGGCTCGCAGGATCTTCACGGCCACGTCGCGCCGCATCCGCTCGTGCCGGGCGCGGTAAACCGTGCCCATCGAGCCCGCGCCGATCTTGGCGAGGATGACGTAAAGCCCGCCCACGGTGGTGCCGAGGAACGGGTCGCCGTCGGCGTCCGCCAGGCTCTCCGGCCGCACCAGGGCGAGGCCATCGCGCGGGCAGCGCGGCAACACATCGCCGGCCTGGGGAGGCTCGGCGAGGTGGTAGCGGCAGCGCGGACACAGAAGCCCTCGCAAGGACCGGACTTCCACCTTCGTCTCCGTGGAGCGCAAATGTGCCACCGCTGAGGGAGGATCGTTGGTGCCCCGAGCCCACACCGCAAGGCCCCCACGGCCCCGCCGGCTCGCCCCGGTCAACGCAGCTTGCAGGCGTAATCGCCTGCCATGACGTAGGCGCGCCGGCAGACGACGTCGACCGTGCGCTTGGCCGTGACCATCTCGAAGGTCTGGCCGAAGGGCGTGCGCTCGAGCCGGGTCATCTGCGCGCGGCAGCTCGGCCCCTGCTCGCCGCAAGCCACGGCCGCCGCCATGCGCTCGACCTCGGCGTTGTCCGCCATCACGTTCACGACCGCAGCGACGCTGAACGCGACGCAGAGAAAGAAGATCAAGAACTGGCCCGCGCGCTTCATGCGGCCAGCTTATCGATCTGCGCGCTCCCTGTGCACCCTGGTAGCCAGAGAGTCCATGGAGCGCGCTTCCCTCAGAGCCTGATCCCGGTCCCCGGGATGGGCTGCCAGGCTTCGCGGCGCGAGTCGTATTTGCCCCGCACGAAGGCGCCGAGCACGGGCGCGATGTTCTGCGGCACGTCCTCGTCCCACTCGCCGCCGTCGATGGCGTCGCGCGGGAAGAGGTCGAGCGCGAGCAGGAAGAAGCTCGGATAGCGCTTGTAGGGCATCTTGAGCGCGTCCAGGTCCTCCTTGAACACGTCGATGTCCACCCGCACGAGCCGCACCTTCGCGAGCGCGGTCTGCATGAGCGGATCGCGCAGCGAGTCGGAGATGCGCTGGCAGGGCTGACACTGATCGCGCGTCGTCATCACGAGCACGGTCTCGCCCACCGTCGAGGCGTCCGCCCGCTGCCGGGCCAGCTCCTGCGACAGCGACGTGACCTGCGCGCCCACGTCGACCACCGTCACGAGGCCTTCGTGCTTCAGCGCTGTCTCCCTGGGCACGTTCGCGCTCGGCAGCGCGCTCGTGCCCGAATCGGTCTCCGGGGTCGTGTCCACGGGACCGGCGGGCGTCGCGCGCGGATCGGACGCGGTCATCGACAGGCCGGTCTCGGCCGTCACCCGGTGCTCGGCCTGGTACTTCGACGACCAAATGTTGAGCGCGATGGCCGCGCCCCACGCGATCGTCAGACAGAGCCCGAGCGCCATGCCGACCGTCGCCATCGCGTAGCCCCGGCGCGGCCCTTTGGCCTCCCGGATCTCGCGCCGCGCGGCCCAGCCGAATACGATGGCCGCCACCGACCCCAGCGGCCCGCCCAGGATGGGCGCGAGGATCGACGTCAGCGCGAGCGGAGACAGCGTCGCGCGGCGTGGAACCTCGGCAGGGACCAGATAGGGGTCGTCGAGCGGCCCCAGGCCCCGGCCCTCCCCATTTCCATGCGGTACGGACCTCGGTTGAAAGACGTCGCTCACCCAACGATCCTAGCGCTCGGAGCGACAAAACGCCCGAAACGCAGGGTTGGACGGAAGTGGCCGTCCGGGCCGCTCGCGGGCATCCGCTCCGCACGATCGCGGAGCAGGAACGCACGGCGCATGATAGGAAACGAGAGCACGGCATGAACGAAACGCGCCCCTCCGCTCCACCCCGAGCACCGGCCGTCCGGCTCGTCTCCGTGACGGTCGGCGACTGGCCTCCGCTGGGCTGCAACGTCGAGCTCGCCGTCGCAAAGCGCCGCACAGTCCTCGTCGGCAAAGGGAGCACCCTCGCGTCGACGATCATCCAGGGCATCGCCGAGGGCGCACGCATCGCCGTCCACGCGCTGAGCGACCCGGACAAACCACGCCACTTCCGCTGCGAGCTCGAGACCGAGGGGGGCGAGCGGCTGAGCTACGCCTACGACCGCCGCTTCCAGCAGACCGACGAGGACGAACCGTTTCCGCCCTCGATGCGCTGGGAAGAGCGCGCCGCGCGCCCGAGCGACAACGTCGAGCTGTGGACCGTGCGCGACCGGCGCGCGATCCTCGGCGACGGCACGCGCGTCTCGCTGCCCCCTGGCGTCGGCGCCCTCGCCCTCGCCGGCGACCCGGCCGGGCCCGTGCCCGAGGACGCGCGCCGTATCCGCGAGTTCCTTTCGGGCATGCGCTACCTCGGCGCCGCCCTGCCCCGCCCGCTGCCCGACCAGCGGCGCGACGTCACGCTCACGGGCCGCTCGAGCGTCTTGTGGACCTCGCGCGGGCTCGACGCGCGCCTGCTCGCGCTCGCCTCGACGCTGGTGACCTGGTACGAGCACGACCGCGAGCGCTACGATCGCGTGGTCGAGCTGTCGCGGCGCATCGGCGCGCCGGGTGATCTGCGCGTGACCATCAACGCCGAGTCGAGCCCTCGCCCCGAGCTCGAACCTCAACACCGCGCGCAGCTCGCGTTCGAGGGCGTCGACTTCGGCCGCCTGCCCGACCCCGTGCTGCGCCGCCTCGAGATCCTCGTGGCCCTCGTCGATCCCGCGACCTCGGCCCTGCTCATCGAGGAGCCCGAGAACGCAGCCGTACCCGGCCAGGTGGGCGCGCTGCTCGACGAGGTCGAGCGATCGGCCGGCGATCGGCAGATCCTCGTGTCGACCTACCTGCCCCAGGTCGCCGACTGGGCGAGCGCAGACGAGCGCCGCGTCATCGAGAACGTGCGCGGCCGCGTGGTCGTGAAGGGCGGCTGAGCAGAGGGGGCTCCGCAGCGTCTCGCCGGGGTTTCACCCCGGACCCGACCAGGGGCTGTTCGCCCCTGGACCCGAACCAGGGCAAGCCCTGGACGCTCGATGCATCGACCGCGATGCGGCCGATGCAAAGATCTCAGGGCACGCAGGTGCTGTCGACGGTGCGCAGGACGGCGCGCTTGGTGGCGACGCCGCCGGCCATCGGCTCGGTCCACAGGAACGCGGTGCGCGCGCCCGCAGCGGCGACCGCAGGGGCATCCTTCACGGGCCCGACGTCGTTGTTGACGCGCATGCCCTTGGCCGAGGGCGCGCCGTCCGCGCCGAGCCTCACGGCGAGGACCTGATCGGGCGTGGCGCCGTCCTGGCCGAGGAACGTGACGACCGCTCCCTCGCCGAGCGGCGCGAGCGCGTGCGACCGGCCCTTGCCGATCACGTAGGTGGTGTCGGCGGGCTTGGCCGAGGCGTCCATCGCGCGGCCGAGGATGCGGTCGCCCTCGCTCCAGACCGCGATGGCGCCCTTCTCGGTGCGCGTGAGGACGAGGTGCTCACGCGTGGTCCCCCCCGCGGCGAGCGTGAAGGGCTCGTCGGGGAGCTCCTTGCCGGTGAGGTCGAAGCGCGACACGGCGAGCCGCCCGTTCTCTTCCTCCCAGGCGAGGGTGTAGCCGCCCGCGTCGGCGGCGACGGCGGGCCGCTTCGGCGCCTTCGCGTGGTGCGTCGCGCCGAGCGCCTGCACGGGGGGCGCGGCGGCATCGCTCGGCGCGAAGAGGAAGAGGCCGAGCTGGGTCTTGTCGACGTTGAAGGGCGCGACGGCGACGAGCGATCCGGCGGGCGTCGCGTCGAGGGCGACGTCGTCGACGGCGGCGCCGCTGATCGCGCGCAGGTGCTCGATGACGGGGGCGGGCTGCGTCTCCCAGCGGGGGCGCGTGAAGGCGAGACCCTCGGCGTCGAACCAGACGAGCGTCCATCCGGTACCGCTCGCGAACAGGCGCGGCGTCATCTCGCTGGACGAGCCGATGCCGCGCGCGCGCGCCACCTGCTTCGCGTCGAGATCGAACCCTGCGAACGCGAGCTGCGCGCCGGGCTTGGTGGCGCTCATCTTGATGAGCCACGACGCCGCGATGGCGCCTTCACGCCCCGCGACCGTGACCTCGCCGCGTTGCAGGTACGAGGCCACATCGCCCGTCATCGCCTTGCAGGCCTCGGTCTGAGCGGCTGCGACGAACGCTCCCACGCCGTCGCCCACGGGAGCGCTCGCGACTTGCGTGTCGGGGGGCGCGGAGGGGGTCGGGGCGGATGCGCTCGCGACGGGCGCGCTCGCAGAGCCTGCAGGCGAGGTCGTCGCGCCGTCGCCCTTCTTGTTGCCGCACGCGAGCCCGGAGGCGCCGACGAGGGCGGACGCGACAAACGCGACGGCCAGGGGCGAGCGGGGGGTGGAACGTCGTTTCACCCCAGGATCCCCCGGCGCAGCCTGCGACGTTGTCGTTCTCGCGTGGCCATCGTTCGGAGGCGGACACATACGCCGAAGGCGGCGAAATCGCAAGAAACGTGTACAGGGGGGCTCGACGCGGGTGGAGGAGGGCCCGGCTCGCCGAGCCGTGGCGTCAGCGTGGAGCCTTACCGGCGCCTACGCGGACGGGCATCACCGCAGGAGCCTCGGCAGAAGCGGCGATTGCGGTGCCAGGGGGGCGGGTGGGTGTGGAGGAGGGCGGCTGTGCCTCCAGCTCTCCGCGCAGAGAGCATCGATACGCTCCGAACAGTACGTACTCCCGCTGGCAGCGCACGATCTTGCCGCCCTTGGGCGTGCTCATCTCGAGGGTCTGTCCGATCGGCGTGCGCTCCCAGCGCGTCATCTGGCCGCGGCAGGCGACACCCTGGCCCTGGCATGCCGTCTCCGAGGCCATGCGCTCGACCTCCAGGGTCTCGCCGAAGACGTTGTAGAGGGCAGCAAAGGAAGCGCTGACGATGGCGCAGGTGATGAGCACCTCGAGGACGAAGCGGGACGTGCTGCGATGATCGGTCGTCATGCCCGGGAGTTTATACGGACAAACGTTTGGAAGGAAGTACCCTGTCACCGCTTTTTGGTGCTTGCTTTCTGCGACATGGTTGCCCGGACATACCCGCCCATCGGATGACATCACTTTTCAGTGGACGAGATCGGACCTCACCACATCTGGGGAAGACGGGGGGAGCGATGATCACTCCGCCGCCGTCGTGGCTTGACTGCCAAGGCGGCGCTCCGACGCGAGGTCTCCGATGCATCTGCGACGTTTGACGCTGCTCGTTCCACTCGCCCTGCTGCCTCTTGCGGCGGGGCTCATGCCTTCCTGCACCCAGACCTACAATTGCGAGCCCTGGGATCCGGTCTGCGGGTGCGAGTACCCTGCCCCGCCGACCTGCAAGGGGTGGATGTGCCCCGCGGCCTGCTTCACCGAGGAGTGCGTGATGATCAACAGGCCACCGGGCGAGGAGTGCGCGGGCGAGCCCGGCGTCTGCGACGGCAACGGGAGCTGCGTCGAGTGCGTCGACGACACGCAGTGCGGCGAAGGTGGCTTCTGCCGGCAGAACGCGTGCGCCCGCTGCGACGACGGCATCCAGAACGGCGACGAGAAGGGCGTCGACTGCGGAGGGCCGTGCGGCATCTGCCTGTCCGAGAACTGCGACTTCGACGATCAGTGCGCGAGCGGGCACTGCTCGTTCGAAGGCAATTGCTGCACGACGGAGTGCGGGGGGTGCTACTGGTGCATCACGGGAACATGCGAGGCCATCCCCCCGGGCTATGCCGCGTACGAGGATGTCTGCCCCTTCCCCCAGCTCTGCAACGGGTACGGGGGATGTGGAAAGATGACCGGAGTGCCCTGCACCAAGAACGAAGAGTGCTGGTCGCTCAACTGCGTGAACGGCAAGTGCGCGATGCCGCCCCCCTGAGCAGGAGCCGCCGCTAGGGCTCGGCCAGGCAACACAACGTCGCCGGCCCCATCGTCAACTTCTCTCCAACGATCTCTCCCCCGCCGGGCGCGCATGTGCCCGGCGTGTAGGAGACGATCTCGGCCCTTTTGCTGCCGAGCGCCGTCCCGGCGATCAGGTCGAAGCAACTCTCGGGCTCCCCGGAAGAGACGAGGTTGCTCGTGCGAAGATCGCTGCAAGCGGCGTCTGCGTACGCGGTCACGAGGGCCGTACAAGCCGCCCCCTCCGGTGCCCCGCACGTGCAGGCCGTGCACGCGCGAGGGTCCTCGGCGATCACCCACCCTTCGTGTTTCTCGGGCCAGCCTGCGGGGCAAGTCGCGCCCACCATGTCGCTGTGAATGCAGAGCCGGTAGCCGGGCGGTGGATTCGGGATGCACTGGTTGTAGGTGCTGGGGCAATCGTTGCTCGGCGTTGGCGCGTACGCGAGCGCCTTCGTCCGCACCGGCGGCGGGAGCCTCCCGAGCTCCGGCAGCGTGGCCGGCTGCGGGGTACAGGCCCCTTCCGTGATGACCGGCGCCCCGACGGCGAGAGACTGCACGCACGGCACGCCGTTACAGAGCACGCCGGCAGGGATCGGATTCTCCGCCGTGCAGCTTCCGTCCCAGCCGGCTGACGCGTCGAAGGGGGTCACGATCGGATCAGAAGGGCCTTGACAAGAGGTCGAGTTTGCAGCCCATGCGACAGGCGGCGCGCAGCTCCCCTCGGGCGTATCGCAGGAGCAGGCAGGGCACGCGGGCTCGGAGAACACCACGTCCACCCAGCCCTCCCACGCGGGGACCGCCTGGACCTGCACCTCGGGCACTTCACCCTCCTTGCCCATCCAGACGTGGAGAGCTTTCGACCAGTCGAGGCCGATCTCCGGCACGCACGTCCCAGCGCAGACCGCGGATCCACCTGCCCCTCCGCCCGATCCGCCGCCGTCGTCCGTGCCGCCGTCGTCCGCCCCGCCGTCGAACTCGTCGCCTGCATCCACGGCGGCATCCTCGTCGCCGGCGTCCGGGGTCTCCGGGCCGGCCTCGTGCTCGCACTTGTGCACCGGGTTGCCCCAGATGGGGCAGCAAGGCTCCTTTCCCCCATCAGGGGCGTCGCAGAGCTCGATGAAGTTGGTCGTCTCGACGCAACCTCCGAAGGCCACCACGAGCACGGGGCCTAGGAGCGCGGCCGTGAACAGGAAAGGACGCATTCTTGGTAGATGCGCCCAGAGGCCCCGGTCTGTCAAGGCACAACATTCGTAAAGACAAACCTGGTGGTCGCCCCCGCGACCACCTTGCGGCCTCGCGCCGGTGCATGCACCCTCGTGGACAAACCTCCGCAATCATCGCACGCATGCACGTACGCCATCCCCGCACCGCGCTCCTCGCCGCGTTGCTCTTCACGCTGACCGCATCCGCCCGCGCGAAGGAGCCGCCGCGACGCCTGGTTTATATCCGCGGCCCCGGCACCGAGCACTGCCCTGAAGAGGAGTACCTGAAGGCCGCTACCCGCGCGGAGCTCGGCTACGATCCGTTCGACGCCACAGCGTCCGGGCAGCTCGTCGTGACACTCTCGCGCGACGAGGCGCAGGGTCGGATCGACTTCACCCTCGAGCTCCTCGATCCTGATGGCACGCGCGGCCAAGCCCGCCGTGGCTGGGGCCCGATCGAGCGATGCGACCAGACCCTGCTGAATGCGGGCCTCCGGATCGCCACCCTCTACGAGCCGTTCCCGGGGACGCCCGAGCCTCTGCCGAGCTCGCCACCCGTACCTGCGGAGCCCCCGGAGGCGTCGCCTCCCCCACCTGTGAAGACCGCAATCGCGCCTCCCGCACCAAAGCGAGCAGCGCCTCGCCCCGCGCAACCCACGAGCTTCGCGTGGAAGGCCCGCTGGATCAGCCTGTCGCTCAGCGCAGGGGCAGCGTGGAACAGCGCTCCAGGGGTGGCGCCCAGCATCGCCTCCCAGGTGGCCGTGCGCTGGCCGCGGTGGTCGGTAGGCGCCGAGGGACGGATCGACCCATCAGGCTCGGGGGACGTTCCCAACGGCAGCGCGAGCGCTTCGCTCTTCGGTGCGGCGCTCGTGGGATGCGGACGGCATGACGCATGGTTACGCCACCTGTCACTCCTCGCGTGCGTCCAGGTGCTGCCCGCGCGCCTCTTCTTCGAGGAGAAGGGCAACACAGCCCGTCGCACGGTCGTCGGCCTCGGACCGCGCGCGAGTGCCGAATTGCGCA includes:
- a CDS encoding tetratricopeptide repeat protein, whose product is MDPRVIETLVQRLVANPHDQEALAYAHQAGAQDPRSYAMLLERVGVTTPDPVYGAHWLSEAANVWQQALNDPDQTARTLLLAVEKDPTHRTAGDRLAQLYREKGKTRELAELFERQAKALAPGAGKPEVRAQLVKMHEELGRMWSDPGLAQPDRAIESWKRVAELDPRNVYAIYAAREMLKAQQRYAEAIPYFGMEQAIADDPERKLALYRDEAEIRKRAGDTAGATGALRSARALRPGDAALSQELGVSVLERINAGDAVPQNERDEAAGVFVQLAETYDGEYGLSYSLSALAASPGHDRAMQLADHFATLLGRNAEVGPQYAAYLQANPNGFMAHVARIKVGSAQPPAPPAPPAAQPQPAAQPQPVAAAAFAPAQPAQPPMASQPAPAASPSVPPAAERASSPSIPGMAAAQPDIRPLLEEAQAESQKGRKPQAYAKYREALKIDPANAEALSWVEEHLRQKRMYADLRDVLLAASRVASVSSDTRKAQLRDVAGICESQLRDIETAITAWKQICQIDRGDDQAREQLRRLLERAAKWDDLAAVLEQDAMSVPDPEQKIALEKKLATLHETKRKDPAAAAEAWARIASLSPEDETAINTAVKLYEKGDKHELAAQVIADNIPGINDKNARAALLGKLGDLRTKLNDPGAAGDAFAEAAELTGQSKIWEQAEKAYAAAGRMPEAANAIEQRAELTEGKQQAALLAMAADVFLKAGDAPSAIARFERATEIDPTSDAYAQSIEQLYRDAGRESDLVHFLLSRGEKLNDRARRVAARRAAAEVQRKLGDSDGARESLLLVLSDGDDPDALALLVDDAAQRGDHQECVEFLRKLGAVSKAPGDKLAHALREASILAEGLDDVEGAIERYESILKTLDPKSRTALRAIANLEERRDNPQGAASALEREIALTDGDEKTELAQRLAQLYEGPLHDPRAAIRALEIVHAADSEDFDAISRLERLCEEIEDWPRVAHFLQMLIEVEGDEEEASRMTRRLADILHGKLGRGDEALGALAKIADTGDEPCRRAYVELGDALGWKGIVATKLVEWNESAAGPARNEALRGAFDRFLEVGRNADATRVAMELARSRGADRALAERLEGLAIGLKDLDALGVAHDLLGKELSGTARAAELVRQAEVQIAAGIEPAEAVGHGESALSSVPAAEAESLLARLASLATGIPQKIDVYERQVARCRMPADRLAALARAAQVAAEHGVNDRARSFFELALSGGVQEETISQLEAAAMAGDERSEGKGLRTILAEALAGGGQGSRDGGRTKSALLRRAATIAHRSLGDVEKAFKWLGDALVTHVDEPSLDAIEGLGREVGDLPRVEATLTRALEEVFDGPLVRKLLQRRARLRRDALGDKKGAAVDLKKLHDLSPSDGEVMNELSAILTDLGDHRGMIQLYEDQILRGRDPAARAELARKVARLWEEELGDARESADAWRRVLRMKAGDAEATAGLERAKTGKLKRTPPRPSMASTPPGAATPSTAPPARSSMTSVPPEAPRGSVPPEARSSMPSVPPAPPAMASAPPPAEPAPVEPPAAVAPPAFVAPPAWQEQDASDMAETPMPGPVAEPAPPVMVAPPPMVTAPPAYVQPEPVAQPEPVAPAPVTDDPYAQQAGNGHQAAQPSYEAYMQQMYAQYYAHAVQGGYGPEQAQQYAQYYAHQAVQQAQAQAQQAQQQPEEIEEEAELLEDDAS
- a CDS encoding serine/threonine-protein kinase → MRGLLCPRCRYHLAEPPQAGDVLPRCPRDGLALVRPESLADADGDPFLGTTVGGLYVILAKIGAGSMGTVYRARHERMRRDVAVKILRADRAFDMHAAARFEREARATRLLHSPYTVTVLDFGEIEHPNDDELGMSGASLYLAMELLEGETLGDRLKREGSLPVAEAVRFARHALLSLAEAHDKGVIHRDLKPDNLFLCRAAGGGAETCKLLDFGIAEVLSEPGDGGELEARGGAVFGTPRYMSPEQAQGKPLDPRSDLYSVGVLLYQMLVGRPPFVDSDAVVVMSRHIRAAPVPPCDAAPSAAIPRALSDLVMRALAKRPSDRPESARAFIAALDDCVRERGSVVGARAWR